In Oncorhynchus tshawytscha isolate Ot180627B linkage group LG06, Otsh_v2.0, whole genome shotgun sequence, the following are encoded in one genomic region:
- the vcam1b gene encoding vascular cell adhesion protein 1b encodes MSLLWIVILPVTAFAFHVELKPKSAFFRAGDRQELRCSVKDCNEKVTMSWALLGDKPMFAKIHTSGSESVAAFDPVMTVHDDILLCKVSCGALTKQQRVVVKVYSFPEAPVISGYDHLLLGQSNTLTCEVIDAYPVEHLRLEWLRGDSMLQTDAESVVSTYRFTPTPEDKETSITCRASHDQDGVPDEEKTKETTVSLTVLYAPQNISISEPTAVRVGSSLTLSCHAEGNPRPDTQWKAIGPDGQAVIVGQSEELVLTEMTLVDAGQYECVVSNTIGNITASVNVIVQAPPTNTTITVSPANEVKEGESVTVSCLSDGAPVVRMVLRRLSEDQDVELQSSNGFSTSFTLSSALLADSALYQCQAYNEHGSQKVSTLLSVEEYPLEVAMDVGVTAEMGSNLVLSCRAWGCPQPAFYWRSMLDMPVHSRAHTQDSLSQLYLGPLGLINEQAYTCEAKCGSVIKAKHAEVKVFSFPSDPIIENTGPFLEHGVGIFFCSVANVYPASLLQIQWLDGEIELASEMGQYSSELQNVTSTLSFSIGPEDQGRQITCRVSLQMDEVPQSGRERQAVTVLELHYAPRGTTITVSPGNEVKEGESVAVSCLSDGVPVGRMVLRRLSEDQDIELQSSNGSSTSFTLSSALLADSALYRCEAFNELGSQRASTYITVKAPPRNTTVLIYPSAEVQEGQNVTICCHSVSFPPPAVVLRKLDNGTELYSPDGNFLLVNLTPNDTGLYQVNVTNDLGYETEIFSINVIEKHSSTSPDWNHIVIPAVCVGIMVTTMGLILDYLRRARRKGFYELAKCKPGSA; translated from the exons ATGTCTCTGTTATGGATAGTGATACTACCAGTAACAG CCTTTGCATTTCATGTGGAGCTAAAACCAAAGAGTGCATTTTTCAGAGCTGGTGATAGGCAGGAGCTGCGATGTTCGGTGAAGGATTGTAACGAAAAGGTTACTATGTCCTGGGCTTTGCTGGGGGATAAGCCCATGTTTGCTAAAATACACACCTCAGGATCGGAATCCGTGGCGGCCTTTGACCCTGTGATGACAGTACATGATGACATACTTCTCTGCAAAGTCAGTTGCGGAGCATTGACCAAACAACAGCGTGTGGTTGTCAAAGTGTACT CATTTCCAGAGGCACCTGTCATATCAGGCTACGACCATCTTCTCTTGGGCCAGTCCAACACTCTGACATGTGAGGTGATAGATGCTTATCCCGTGGAGCACCTGCGACTTGAGTGGCTGCGAGGAGACAGCATGCTCCAGACAGACGCAGAGTCCGTTGTATCTACCTACAGGTTCACGCCAACCCCAGAGGACAAAGAGACAAGCATCACATGCAGAGCCTCTCACGATCAGGATGGTGTGCCTGATGAAGAGAAGACCAAGGAAACCACCGTATCTCTCACAGTGCTTT ATGCGCCACAGAATATATCAATATCTGAGCCGACTGCTGTGAGAGTTGGCTCCAGTCTCACGTTGTCATGCCATGCTGAAGGGAACCCCAGACCAGATACACAGTGGAAGGCCATTGGTCCAGATGGACAGGCTGTTATTGTGGGGCAGAGCGAGGAGCTTGTCCTTACAGAGATGACACTGGTGGATGCTGGTCAATATGAGTGTGTGGTGAGCAACACCATTGGAAACATCACAGCCAGCGTGAACGTCATTGTTCAAG CTCCCCCAACCAACACCACCATCACAGTGAGCCCAGCCAACGAGGTGAAGGAAGGGGAGAGCGTGACGGTGTCCTGCCTGTCGGACGGAGCTCCGGTGGTACGTATGGTGCTGAGGAGACTCTCTGAGGACCAGGATGTAGAACTCCAGTCCAGCAACGGATTCTCcacctccttcaccctctcctccgcCCTGCTAGCAGACTCTGCTCTCTACCAGTGCCAGGCCTACAATGAACATGGCAGTCAGAAGGTCAGCACCTTGCTCTCTGTTGAAg AGTATCCCCTGGAGGTGGCGATGGATGTGGGGGTGACGGCTGAGATGGGATCCAACCTGGTGCTCTCCTGCCGGGCTTGGGGCTGTCCCCAGCCAGCCTTCTACTGGAGGAGCATGCTGGACATGCCCGTCCATAGCCGTGCACACACCCAGGACTCCCTCTCCCAGCTCTACCTGGGCCCACTTGGGCTGATCAACGAGCAAGCCTACACCTGTGAGGCCAAGTGTGGCTCTGTCATCAAGGCCAAGCACGCTGAGGTCAAGGTCTTCT cttTCCCCTCGGACCCTATCATCGAGAACACTGGCCCCTTTCTGGAACACGGTGTTGGCATCTTTTTTTGTTCGGTAGCCAACGTCTACCCAGCCAGTCTCCTGCAGATCCAGTGGCTTGATGGGGAAATCGAGCTAGCCTCCGAGATGGGACAGTATTCCAGTGAACTCCAGAATGTGACGTCAACGCTTTCTTTCTCGATTGGACCGGAGGACCAGGGCAGACAGATCACCTGCAGAGTCAGTCTTCAGATGGATGAAGTCCctcagagtgggagagagaggcaggcagtgaCTGTACTGGAGCTCCACT ATGCCCCCAGAGGAACCACCATCACAGTGAGCCCAGGCAATGAGGTGAAGGAAGGGGAGAGCGTGGCGGTGTCCTGCCTGTCGGACGGAGTTCCGGTGGGACGTATGGTGCTGAGGAGACTCTCTGAGGACCAGGATATAGAACTCCAGTCCAGCAATggctcctccacctccttcaccctctcctctgccctgctAGCAGACTCTGCTCTCTACCGGTGCGAGGCCTTCAATGAGCTCGGCAGCCAGCGAGCTAGCACATACATTACAGTCAAAG CACCTCCTAGGAACACAACAGTCCTGATATATCCATCTGCTGAGGTGCAGGAAGGCCAAAATGTCACCATCTGCTGTCACTCTGTCAGTTTCCCCCCACCTGCTGTGGTTTTAAGGAAACTGGATAATGGCACAGAGCTCTACTCCCCGGATGGGAACTTCCTGCTGGTTAACCTTACGCCCAATGATACAGGCCTATACCAGGTGAATGTTACCAATGACCTGGGTTATGAGACCGAGATCTTCAGCATCAATGTCATAG AGAAGCACTCCAGTACTTCACCAGACTGGAACCACATAGTCATtcctgctgtctgtgtgggtatcaTGGTGACCACCATGGGCCTAATCCTGGACTACCTGAGGAGAGCCAGGAGGAAGGGCTTCTATGAGCTGGCAAAGTGTAAGCCCGGGTCTGCATAG